One Rhizophagus irregularis chromosome 5, complete sequence DNA window includes the following coding sequences:
- a CDS encoding uncharacterized protein (SECRETED:cutsite_TFA-IK; SECRETED:prob_0.6755); SECRETED:SignalP(1-19): MKHIILTIILFLIFFKTFAIKSSVNCDDFYFDPEGIKFLANHQVELTINGPHKVESPGGTTIYTVLSDFTWENGYNMGNILDANNCLSKSWGETIGLEVTVYAHCFNQCETICLKSCTITAGISYDPPPPPK, encoded by the exons ATGAAACACATAATTcttactattatattatttcttatattctTCAAAACTTTTGCTATTAAATCTTCTGTAAATTGTGATG atttttattttgatcctGAAGGCATTAAATTTCTAGCAAATCATCAGGTCGAATTAACAATAAATGGACCACACAAAGTAGAAAGTCCTG GTGGCACCACGATTTATACTGTTTTATCTGATTTTACATGGGAAAATGGATACAATATGGGAAATATCTTAGATGCGAATAATTGTTTGAGTAAAAGTTGGG GAGAAACTATTGGGTTGGAAGTTACTGTATATGCTCATTGTTTTAATCAATGTGAAACAATTTGCTTAAAATCTTGTACGATTACCGCTGGCATTTCTTATGATCCTCCACCACCACCAAAATAA